One window of Bactrocera tryoni isolate S06 chromosome 2, CSIRO_BtryS06_freeze2, whole genome shotgun sequence genomic DNA carries:
- the LOC120769382 gene encoding protein-lysine N-methyltransferase CG9154: MDADDIALPADTLKILNEFLEEKAKREREELERIDKKSNADIMFEEDWQLSQFWYSESTKQALGKLVSKLLGEQENETNVNNYRIALLSCPSLYTTVKQVHNNVRIFEFDKRFSAYGDDFVFYDFNNAEEIGYLQEYKESFDLIIADPPFLSEECITKMSKIISNLQKPTTKVVFCSGAVVEPWLTNCLQLKKCSFEPTHERNLGNEFVSYANFQLDNYLS, encoded by the exons ATGGACGCCGATGATATTGCTCTTCCTGCGGATACACTTAAGATACTCAATGAGTTTCTggaagaaaaagcaaaaagggAGCGTGAGGAGTTGGAACGTATAGATAAGAAATCGAATGCCGATATTATGTTTGAAGAAGATTGG CAATTGAGTCAGTTTTGGTATAGTGAATCAACCAAGCAAGCGCTAGGTAAATTGGTAAGCAAGCTGCTAGGTGAACAAGAGAATGAGACAAATGTGAACAACTACCGCATAGCTCTACTGTCTTGCCCATCGCTCTACACCACTGTCAAACAAGTGCACAACAATG TGAGAATCTTTGAGTTCGACAAACGCTTCTCAGCTTATGGCGACGACTTCGTATTTTATGACTTTAATAATGCGGAGGAAATTGGATATTTGCAAGAATACAAAGAATCGTTCGATCTTATCATAGCCGATCCACCATTCTTGTCCGAAGAATGCATAACTAAGATGTCTAAAATAATCAGCAATTTACAAAAACCAACTACGAAAGTAGTTTTTTGTTCCGGTGCCGTGGTAGAACCATGGTTGACCAACTGTTTACAATTAAAGAAATGTAGCTTTGAGCCAACCCACGAGCGAAATTTGGGCAATGAGTTTGTTTCCTATGCGAACTTTCAGCTTGACAACTACTTAAGTTAA
- the LOC120769383 gene encoding prefoldin subunit 1 has translation MAQMDMELKKAFTEMQINKIETTKKMNMIDMKCSMVKNGKQKYELTEKGTSDLKDDTRVYLSVGRMFVLTDVENMRGDLKAKQEKCDKAIELLNKKKEFLVKSLKDQEDGLRELVQQRKEADAATK, from the exons ATGGCTCAAATGGATATGGAATTGAAAAAG gCATTTACCgaaatgcaaattaataaaatcgagACAACCAAAAAGATGAATATGATTGACATGAAGTGCAGTATGGttaaaaatggcaaacaaaaatatgaactcaCCGAAAAGGGCACTAGCGATCTGAAGGATGACACAAG agtgTACCTTTCTGTGGGACGTATGTTTGTCTTAACCGATGTAGAAAATATGCGTGGTGATCTGAAAGCTAAACAGGAAAAATGTGATAAAGCTATTGAGCTACTCAATAAGAAAAAAGAGTTCTTAGTGAAATCATTAAAAGATCAAGAGGATGGCTTACGTGAATTAGTCCAACAacgcaaagaagctgatgcggCGACAAAATAA
- the LOC120769477 gene encoding acetyl-CoA acetyltransferase B, mitochondrial translates to MHRLCQKLVHLTRISSARYLTDYGGKDLNDVVIASAVRTPITGFNGNYPALPVAKLGAVAIDAALKHAAVPPESVQQVYFGNVLAAGVGQAPARQATLLAGLSKRVCCTTVSACSVTGMKAIMFAAQAVRLRLADAAIAGGMESLSNVSYYMPRTHLHLGDFTMQDGLVSDGVPAEFKNKFPKTPGVTKEDFINYAKESYMRMRKASRAGLFDLELVPLRIMQHSRLPVMVTEDEERPLLSIMDELTNYNEHISPIMGDGASALVLTTNERAMQWNIKPLARIIAYNESKTDDCDVLTAPTLAIKRLLHHTNYTVNDVSLWELDDSISAVPLAVIKELDLNPEKVNAHGGAVSLGNPIAMSGARLVTHLAHALDPGQIGCAAVTNETGNASALLIEKISYNEEGVTNKTPHLTLYTKDNCALCDELLNELEIYFDGQYTIEKVDITKKENVRFLRLYRNDIPVLFFNGQFLCMHKLNVNLLGRKMEELRMKNTDGTNM, encoded by the exons ATGCACAGATTGTGTCAAAAATTAGTG CATTTAACGCGCATTTCCTCGGCCAGATACCTAACCGATTACGGAGGCAAAGATCTTAACGATGTGGTAATTGCTTCTGCGGTACGTACACCCATTACCGGCTTTAATGGTAACTATCCCGCTTTACCAGTGGCGAAGTTGGGTGCTGTGGCTATTGATGCAGCGCTCAAACACGCTGCAGTACCGCCGGAATCGGTGCAACAAGTTTATTTTGGCAATGTCTTAGCTGCAGGAGTTGGTCAGGCACCGGCGCGTCAAGCTACACTCTTAGCCGGTTTATCCAAACGCGTTTGTTGCACAACAGTAAGCGCCTGCAGTGTAACTGGTATGAAAGCAATTATGTTTGCCGCCCAAGCTGTTAGATTAAGACTAGCAGATGCCGCCATAGCAGGTGGCATGGAGAGTTTATCTAATGTATCTTATTATATGCCAAGAACCCATCTTCACCTTGGAGATTTCACTATGCAAGATGGTTTAGTTTCTGATGGTGTACCGGCGGAGTTTAAGAACAAATTTCCTAAAACTCCAGGAGTTACAAAAGAAGATTTCATTAACTATGCGAAAGAATCATACATGCGTATGCGTAAAGCGTCTAGAGCTGGATTATTCGATTTAGAATTGGTGCCACTACGAATAATGCAGCACTCTAGGCTACCTGTCATGGTGACTGAAGATGAAGAGCGTCCCCTGCTAAGTATTATGGATGAGTTGACAAACTATAATGAACACATTTCACCAATAATGGGCGATGGTGCATCCGCTTTGGTGTTAACTACAAACGAACGGGCTATGCAATGGAATATTAAGCCGTTAGCTCGAATAATTGCATATAACGAGTCAAAAACAGACGACTGCGATGTTTTAACGGCGCCCACTCTGGCTATAAAGCGGTTATTACATCATACTAATTATACAGTAAATGATGTTTCGCTATGGGAGTTGGATGACTCAATTTCAGCAGTACCGCTGGCAGTAATTAAAGAATTAGACTTAAATCCCGAAAAAGTTAACGCGCATGGAGGAGCTGTGTCCTTGGGTAATCCTATAGCAATGTCGGGCGCTCGTTTAGTAACACATTTGGCACATGCTTTAGATCCCGGACAAATAGGCTGTGCAGCGGTAACAAATGAAACTGGAAATGCATCCGctttattaattgagaaaat TTCGTATAATGAAGAAGGCGTTACAAATAAGACTCCACATTTAACATTGTATACCAAGGATAACTGTGCATTATGTGATGAACTACTAAATGAAttggaaatatattttgacGGTCAATATACGATAGAGAAAGTAGACatcacaaaaaaggaaaatgtaCGATTTTTACGACTATATCGTAATGATATACCCGTGCTTTTCTTCAATGGACAGTTCCTTTGTATGCATAAATTAAATGTGAATCTTTTAGGCAGAAAAATGGAAGAGTTGCGAATGAAAAATACGGACGgaacaaatatgtaa
- the LOC120768923 gene encoding uncharacterized protein LOC120768923 isoform X2: MFFTVKHSNLLRLDDDAILSVWNKLEPIDRVQLAGVCKRFRKIFEERDAAHYTTFRMESLWQVSVKDIESYAKLVGPLIQELRAYTPCVGNIRAKRFLKGMTGNCQLLRRVVFKGVRVAFQLFELFANAKYLTELYLQNCRLVDKDVDMITMLSNLMILDLSKNNDITGHGLCALTNLRALYLSNCKSLNPINLVHVFKSAKHLCILDIQQPYTNTSLVPVFLELGRYCRNLDKLRVTLPEHRRYESLARLPKLTQIFAYGYVRRFLIDLRNHRAHHMQVIFLETLQQVPLDVTFMLTQFRELRKLACDGDFDFTPGCIDGFENLRKLTCINLYKTDALTPKDVLTLLKKCPRLKFVQLFFKVFVTEAFIFELIEVLEKRPVKVNFVMNLQKSNIRRGITKDPRYLNARDTLNIIFSAQCIDWDK, translated from the exons ATGTTCTTCACAG TGAAGCATTCGAATTTATTGCGTCTGGACGATGATGCCATACTGAGTGTTTGGAATAAACTGGAACCAATCGATCGCGTACAATTAGCTGGCGTTTGTAAGCGTTTTCGCAAAATATTCGAAGAACGCGATGCGGCACATTATACCACCTTTAGAATGGAGAGCCTTTGGCAGGTGTCCGTCAAAGATATTGAAAGCTATGCCAAACTAGTGGGACCGCTTATACAGGAGCTGCGCGCTTACACGCCCTGTGTGGGTAATATCAGAGCAAAGCGATTCCTTAAGGGCATGACCGGTAATTGCCAGCTCTTGCGACGTGTAGTCTTCAAAGGTGTACGTGTggcatttcaattgttcgagTTGTTTGCAAATGCGAAATATCTCACGGAGTTATATTTACAAAACTGTCGGCTCGTCGATAAGGATGTAGATATGATTACGATGCTGTCTAATTTAATGATACTTGATTTGTCGAAAAATAACGATATTACCG GTCACGGTTTGTGCGCCCTAACCAATCTGCGCGCGCTCTACTTATCGAATTGTAAAAGTTTGAATCCAATCAATTTAGTACATGTCTTCAAAAGTGCCAAACATCTCTGTATACTCGACATTCAGCAACCCTATACGAATACCAGCCTGGTGCCGGTCTTTCTTGAGCTCGGCCGCTATTGTCGAAATTTGGATAAATTGCGTGTAACATTGCCGGAGCATCGACGTTATGAATCGCTTGCGCGTCTGCCCAAATTAACACAGATCTTCGCATATGGCTACGTGCGTCGCTTCCTCATCGACTTACGCAATCATCGCGCTCATCATATGCAGGTGATTTTTCTCGAAACCCTGCAGCAGGTGCCATTAGACGTCACATTTATGCTCACACAATTTCGTGAGTTGAGGAAATTAGCTTGTGATGGTGATTTCGATTTCACGCCGGGCTGTATTGATGGTTTTGAAAATCTACGCAAACTTACGTGCATTAATCTCTATAAAACGGATGCGTTAACACCGAAGGATGTGCTGacacttttgaagaaatgtcCGAGATTGAAATTCGTGCAGTTATTCTTTAAAGTATTCGTTACCGAGGCGTTTATATTCGAATTGATCGAGGTGCTGGAGAAACGACCGGTTAAGGTGAATTTCGTAATGAATTTACAGAAGTCAAATATACGTCGCGGCATCACGAAG GATCCGCGTTACCTCAATGCCAGGGACactttgaatattatatttagtgCTCAATGCATCGATTGGgataaatga
- the LOC120768923 gene encoding uncharacterized protein LOC120768923 isoform X1, producing the protein MAYIKVKHSNLLRLDDDAILSVWNKLEPIDRVQLAGVCKRFRKIFEERDAAHYTTFRMESLWQVSVKDIESYAKLVGPLIQELRAYTPCVGNIRAKRFLKGMTGNCQLLRRVVFKGVRVAFQLFELFANAKYLTELYLQNCRLVDKDVDMITMLSNLMILDLSKNNDITGHGLCALTNLRALYLSNCKSLNPINLVHVFKSAKHLCILDIQQPYTNTSLVPVFLELGRYCRNLDKLRVTLPEHRRYESLARLPKLTQIFAYGYVRRFLIDLRNHRAHHMQVIFLETLQQVPLDVTFMLTQFRELRKLACDGDFDFTPGCIDGFENLRKLTCINLYKTDALTPKDVLTLLKKCPRLKFVQLFFKVFVTEAFIFELIEVLEKRPVKVNFVMNLQKSNIRRGITKDPRYLNARDTLNIIFSAQCIDWDK; encoded by the exons ATGGCGTATATCAAAGTGAAGCATTCGAATTTATTGCGTCTGGACGATGATGCCATACTGAGTGTTTGGAATAAACTGGAACCAATCGATCGCGTACAATTAGCTGGCGTTTGTAAGCGTTTTCGCAAAATATTCGAAGAACGCGATGCGGCACATTATACCACCTTTAGAATGGAGAGCCTTTGGCAGGTGTCCGTCAAAGATATTGAAAGCTATGCCAAACTAGTGGGACCGCTTATACAGGAGCTGCGCGCTTACACGCCCTGTGTGGGTAATATCAGAGCAAAGCGATTCCTTAAGGGCATGACCGGTAATTGCCAGCTCTTGCGACGTGTAGTCTTCAAAGGTGTACGTGTggcatttcaattgttcgagTTGTTTGCAAATGCGAAATATCTCACGGAGTTATATTTACAAAACTGTCGGCTCGTCGATAAGGATGTAGATATGATTACGATGCTGTCTAATTTAATGATACTTGATTTGTCGAAAAATAACGATATTACCG GTCACGGTTTGTGCGCCCTAACCAATCTGCGCGCGCTCTACTTATCGAATTGTAAAAGTTTGAATCCAATCAATTTAGTACATGTCTTCAAAAGTGCCAAACATCTCTGTATACTCGACATTCAGCAACCCTATACGAATACCAGCCTGGTGCCGGTCTTTCTTGAGCTCGGCCGCTATTGTCGAAATTTGGATAAATTGCGTGTAACATTGCCGGAGCATCGACGTTATGAATCGCTTGCGCGTCTGCCCAAATTAACACAGATCTTCGCATATGGCTACGTGCGTCGCTTCCTCATCGACTTACGCAATCATCGCGCTCATCATATGCAGGTGATTTTTCTCGAAACCCTGCAGCAGGTGCCATTAGACGTCACATTTATGCTCACACAATTTCGTGAGTTGAGGAAATTAGCTTGTGATGGTGATTTCGATTTCACGCCGGGCTGTATTGATGGTTTTGAAAATCTACGCAAACTTACGTGCATTAATCTCTATAAAACGGATGCGTTAACACCGAAGGATGTGCTGacacttttgaagaaatgtcCGAGATTGAAATTCGTGCAGTTATTCTTTAAAGTATTCGTTACCGAGGCGTTTATATTCGAATTGATCGAGGTGCTGGAGAAACGACCGGTTAAGGTGAATTTCGTAATGAATTTACAGAAGTCAAATATACGTCGCGGCATCACGAAG GATCCGCGTTACCTCAATGCCAGGGACactttgaatattatatttagtgCTCAATGCATCGATTGGgataaatga